The Thermasporomyces composti region CTGACACCCGCGCCTCGACGGACATCCTGGCCTCGAACTCGGCCGCGCGGTCGCCGGCGAAGACCAGGTGGGTGTGGCTGTCGACGAATCCTGGGATGACGGCCTGGTTCGCCGCGTCGACCCGAACGTCGGCAGCCGGCGCCCGCCGCGCCGGCCCCACCCAGGCGATGTGGGCGCCCTCGACGACCAGCGCGGCGTCGGCGAGCTCCCCCAAGGGACCCCCGTGGGCCGGATCGTTGGTGACGAGGAGCCCGATCCGATCGACCAAGACGGCCACCATGCGGCGCATCCTCTCCCGGACCGGCGACCTCGTCCAGCGGTCGGCGTCGCTCGCCTCGGACGCGGGGGCGAGGAGCTGGCGTGTGGCGTAGACCATCCGTCAGGCCATTGCGGAACCCGGCGTGGAACTAGCTAAGGTTAGTCTCACCTAACTTTCCTACCGCCATGGCTGGCGCAGTCAGCCGTGCCTTGAGGAGTCGCGGATGTTCACCTCGCCGCCACAACGATCCACCCGCCTGTCCCGGCGCGGTCTGCTCGCCGGTGGGCTCGCGCTCGGAGTGAGCGCGGTGGCGGGATGTGGCTCGTCGACCGAGACACCGGGCCAACGACCGACGACCACGAAGACATCGGACAAGGCGTGGTCGTTCACCGACGACCGCGACACGACCGCGCGCGCCCCTCAGCGGCCGTCCAGGCTCGTGGCCCAAGCGAGCTCGGCGGCCGCTCTGTGGGACCTGGGGCTGCGACCGGTCGGCGTCTTCGGTGAGGCGGGGTCCAAGGAGCTGCTCGGCGATGTCGACGTCGACGCGGTCACCTGGGTCGGCAAGACGTGGGGCGAGTTCAACCTGGAGGCGTTCGCCGCGCTGCGGCCGGACCTGCTCGTGACGCCCATCCAGAACGCCGACGGCTCCCTGTGGTACGTCCCTCAGGAGCACGTCCGCGAGATCGAGTCCATCTGCCCGATCGTCGCCATCAGCTACGTCGAGAAGTCGGTCGCCGAGGTCATCGACCGGTACGTCGAGCTCGCGGAGTCGCTCGGCGTCGACGTCGCGGCCGAGTCCGTGACGTCCGCCCGGGAAGCCTTTCAGGCCGCCTCGACGAAGGTGTCCGAGGCCGCGCGCGCCAAGCCCGGCTTGCGGGTCGCGTTCCTCAGCGCCACCGACACCAACGTCTACATCGGCAACGCCGACGTCTTCTCCGACCTGCGCTACCTCCGCGAACTCGGCGTGCGCTTCGTCGAGCCTTCGGTGCCGGCCGAGGAGCCGCACTGGGAGGTGCTGTCGTGGGAGCAGGTGGACAAGTACCCGATCGACCTTCTTCTCTACGACTCCCGGAACGCGCGGTACTTCACCACCGGGCTCGACGACCACCCCACCTTGGCGAACCTGCCCGCCGTCAAGGCCGGGCAGATCGCCGCCTGGAACCCGGAGACTCCGACGAGCTGGAAGGCGTTCGCGCCAGCGCTGGAGCAGCTGGCCGACACCATCAGCAAGGCCCGTCCTGGCCTCGCGAGCTGACCCCGAGGGGGTGGACTCTGCGTCCACCCCCCGCCAACGGCCGTGTGCCCTCCCGGTCAGCCCGGCCCCCGGTTCGTCGTGACCGCCGTCGTCCTCAGCGTCGCGGCTGGTAGGTGCCTCGCACGAACTCGTGCAGCCACTCGTACAGCTGGCGCTGTCGCGGATCCTCGCTCACCGCCGCCTGGTACACCGTGTCGTTGCCCTGGTAGTAGGCCAGGAAAGCGTCGGTCATGAAGCCGTGGACCGCGCCGGCGTCGAGGTACTCGACGAACCGCTCCCGGAAGACGTCGTCGGTCAGCATGCGCTCGTCGAACTCGACCTCGACGCCCATGCCGTACTGCTGGGCGATGGCCGCGGCGTCCTCGAGCCGCTCGGCGCTCATCGTCTCGAAGAAGTAGTTGGGCTGGAACGCCGCCGCGTCGATGCCGACCTCCGACGCCATGTGGCTCTTGTACGCGAGGAAGTGCGGGATCCAGAACAGTGTGAGGTTCTTCCGGTGGACGATGTCGCTCACCCGGCGGAGCAGGTCCGGGCCTGCGGGGATGACGCTGATCTGTTCCTCCAGCCAGTACAGACCCACGAGCTCCAGGTGCGAGTACCTCGCCTCAGCCCAGGACTGCAGCACCTCGTCGACCCACCAGCGGACGATCTTCTCCCGGTTGGCGAGCGCCCGCTCGGGGCCGACGTCGGCGTCGCTGACGCTCTCCGGCACCCCGTCTCCGTCGACGTCGCCGAAGTCGGTGAGGACTTCGCCGGGGTTCGGGATCATCAGCACGACCTTTGTCCGGAGGCTCGGCTTGTCCAGGCTCTGGGCGACCCGCCTCGTCGCCTCGTCCAGCTGGGCTAGGTCGCCGTGCCGAGCGAAGGTCTTGGTCAGGTACCACCGCCAGTCGTCGATCGTGGCCTCACCGAGTGCGAAGTTCCGTCCGTTCGGAGCCCGCAAGCCCAGGTAGAGAACACCGTCGAAGAGGGTCTCCATGGGCTTGCCATGGGTGTCGACGTAGCTGAGGTACGGAACGATCCGGCTCGCCGTCCAGTCGCCCTTGCCGTGGTCGTAGTGGCCGTTGTAGAGGAGGACGAGGTCCTTGATGCCCGCTGTCCGCGGCCCAGGAGTGAGGTAGCCCGGCCGGTCGGGCTTCGGTGTCTTCGCCTGCGGCAGCTTGCCGTCGACGCCGTGGATCTCGACCTCGTCGAGGAGATGCCACGCCCAGGTGTGCACCGCGAAGGAGACCTTGACGTACCGGGCGTAGGCCATGGTGGCGTTCGGGTTGCCGCGCGGAAGGCCGTCCCGCTCCCCGTCCCAGACGTAGGTCTCGTCGCGCGGCGGCCCACTCCCCCACAACAGCTGCGTCGAGCGGTGTCCCAGCGTCGCCCACGAGCGACGGTCGTGGGAGACGGCGAACGAGACGGTGAGCGGGACGAGGACGGAGGAGGTCGGCCAGTCCTGGAGGAAGTGCGCCTGGATTCGTGAGATCGACTTGGGCGTACCGAGGTCGAAAACGACCTCACGGGTCTTGCCGACGCGATGGCCCACCCAGGCCGGGTCGGCGATGTCGAGCTCGCCGTACCGCCCGTCGGTGAGCTCCCTCCCCTCGTCGGGGTAGGTCGGGTCCGGCTCCTGCGACCAGGTGTAGTCGAGGCCCGCGGCGAGGTTCCGCGGCTCCGGCGGCACGGCCGCGGCCGGGACCCCCTGCGTGAGCGAGCCCGCCACGATCGCCGCCGTCGCCGCCACCACCGTGACACGTCGCCAGCGTCGAGACGACCAAGCCCGAGCGTGGCCGGGCATCTCTTCCTCCCGTCCGCCCGCGGAGCCCGGTCGAGCACCAGCTCGGCCGTCTGGCTCCCCATTGGTCTTTGCCAATTGGCGGACAACATAGCTGATCAACGAGGAGATACGTCCCGAAACGTCCGTAATCGGACACAGCCGAGAAAGACTAGGTCAGTACCACGAGGTGGATGAGGGGCGCAGGCCCCGCGCCTTCCCGTGCGCGGCCAGGATGGCCCGGCGAGACCCACAGAGTGATCGACGAAACGACGACGCCCCCGGGAGATCCCGGGGGCGTCGTCTCTCGTAGCGGGGGCGGGATTCGAACCCGCGACCTCTGGGTTATGAGCCCAGCGAGCTACCGAACTGCTCCACCCCGCGTCGCCGTCGATAAGGGTACGGGTGGAGCGCTCCGGATGCAAATCGAGATCGCCGGGTCGCCGGCCGGGCCGCTTGCCGTCCGTGGGCGGGAGGCAAGTGACGCTTGCGCGGTGGGGCGTCGACCCGACCGGCCGACCGCATTGAGCCTCCGGTTACCGAGAAGCTAGCCGGGTCGCGCGGCGGGTGTCGGGGTCGGCGTGGGCGTCGGTACCGGTGTGGGCGTCGGCGCCGGCGTCGGCTGCCCGGCTTGGCCGCTCTGCGCCTCGGCCCGGGCCGCTCGCTCGACAGCGGCCTCGGCTCGTTCCACCGCCTCGGCGTACCCGCGCAGGTCTCCCGCCTTCAGCGCCTCCTCCGCCTCCGCGAACGCGTCTCGGGCCTCCCGCAGCGCGTCCGCCACGATCGCCTCCGGAGACTGCTCGGTGGGCGGGGTCTCCTGGCCGCCGTCCTCGCCGGTCTCCGGCGGCGCCTCCTCGCCGGTGTCCGCGCCGGCGTTCCCCTCGAACACCATGTCGAGCGCGTCCTGCAAGGTCGGGCCCACGCCGATGCCGCCACCGAACGACGCGAGGACCAGTCGGAGCAGCGGGTACGACGCACCGGTGCCGCCCCGCTGGACGTAGACCGGTTGCACGTACAGCAGCCCGCCGCCCACTGGGAGCGTCAACAGGTTGCCCTTGACCGCGCGGCTCTCGCCGCGGGTCAACGGCAGCATCGCGTCGGCGATCCGGG contains the following coding sequences:
- a CDS encoding ABC transporter substrate-binding protein, with the translated sequence MFTSPPQRSTRLSRRGLLAGGLALGVSAVAGCGSSTETPGQRPTTTKTSDKAWSFTDDRDTTARAPQRPSRLVAQASSAAALWDLGLRPVGVFGEAGSKELLGDVDVDAVTWVGKTWGEFNLEAFAALRPDLLVTPIQNADGSLWYVPQEHVREIESICPIVAISYVEKSVAEVIDRYVELAESLGVDVAAESVTSAREAFQAASTKVSEAARAKPGLRVAFLSATDTNVYIGNADVFSDLRYLRELGVRFVEPSVPAEEPHWEVLSWEQVDKYPIDLLLYDSRNARYFTTGLDDHPTLANLPAVKAGQIAAWNPETPTSWKAFAPALEQLADTISKARPGLAS
- a CDS encoding DUF4855 domain-containing protein codes for the protein MPGHARAWSSRRWRRVTVVAATAAIVAGSLTQGVPAAAVPPEPRNLAAGLDYTWSQEPDPTYPDEGRELTDGRYGELDIADPAWVGHRVGKTREVVFDLGTPKSISRIQAHFLQDWPTSSVLVPLTVSFAVSHDRRSWATLGHRSTQLLWGSGPPRDETYVWDGERDGLPRGNPNATMAYARYVKVSFAVHTWAWHLLDEVEIHGVDGKLPQAKTPKPDRPGYLTPGPRTAGIKDLVLLYNGHYDHGKGDWTASRIVPYLSYVDTHGKPMETLFDGVLYLGLRAPNGRNFALGEATIDDWRWYLTKTFARHGDLAQLDEATRRVAQSLDKPSLRTKVVLMIPNPGEVLTDFGDVDGDGVPESVSDADVGPERALANREKIVRWWVDEVLQSWAEARYSHLELVGLYWLEEQISVIPAGPDLLRRVSDIVHRKNLTLFWIPHFLAYKSHMASEVGIDAAAFQPNYFFETMSAERLEDAAAIAQQYGMGVEVEFDERMLTDDVFRERFVEYLDAGAVHGFMTDAFLAYYQGNDTVYQAAVSEDPRQRQLYEWLHEFVRGTYQPRR